The following nucleotide sequence is from Salvelinus sp. IW2-2015 linkage group LG26, ASM291031v2, whole genome shotgun sequence.
AGACTGTTAAAACACACCACATGGTCCTCTAGTGTGACTTTAACAACCTTATAAGGTCTTTTGTTCATGCTGAATAGTCAACAAATAGGCTATATTGATGACTTTCTCATTGGTGGTAGGCTACAGTGACTCTAAGTTCAACTCATTGGGGCAATAATTGAATTTATATAAGAAAATGGTATGGTACAGTATTTCATTGGACCTAYATCGTCTGTAGAGAGAACACAAAGTATTCATGAAGCTTTAattgttagatttttttgttgttgttgaaatgatggTGCTCTCAGTGCAAGTGCTTAAACTTGCACTTGCACTGAGAGCACCATAATTGGAGCGAGGGAGTTTGATGGAACAATCCAATGACATACAAGTCAATGAGATGATAATGGGCAATACTATRAATGgaagaaaacaaaataaatactaataaaaaTGAAGCATTTATcaacaggaaggaaggaacatTTTTCACAACAAAAATCAACCACAAAGGAGAACACTTATGTATCTTAACAAAAACATAAGGATATCACCGTTATATCTAAAGTGCattatattgttattataaaaTGACCGAAAGTCAGCAGCACCGTAATACATtcacaaaaataaatacacagttcaaatgaaataaattatgGTAGAAATATTTGTTATGGATGCTAactacagataaaaaaaaatattcacaagAGCCACCAAGCATTAAAAAGAATAATCCTCCCTAAttttgtgaatttaagtatgtatAGTTAACAAATGTTTTATGCGTAACGTTTACCGCGTAGCCTGCGCTCTACTTTACATACGGGCATCTGGTTGGATGAGTGTGTGATCAGCCCCTGAAAGGCACCTGTCGTACATCGTTTTCTTACTAATTAAAGGATAATAAAGGAGAAGGAGTAAAGCATAGTTTGTCATTTGACATATCTCAAGATCTGCATATTATTCACCtaataaatacgaatacaaaAGTAATATGTGTTATTATAAAGTATGAAAACACCTCTGATCTCTGGATATATAAAAGTACTTTATAGCAAggcaaaagaaaaaagaaaaagcagCTGATTAAAACAAGAAAGGCAAAGAACAATGTCCACTATGGTATGGGGAGACTGTTTCAGTCATTTGGTTGAGAGTCTTTGAGATCTCAATCAGTCCTGCTGGAACTTCTCTGTCTGTCAGAGTTATTTGTTCAGCACYGCCCAAAGGCTACAtgatgtggtctgtctgtctgtcacccaaTATCTAGCGTCCTCTGTGGCTCCCTATGTGTCTCCCATGTCACGACAATGGTTGTGTCGCGAGCCCGCCGcctcctcttctcgctctccctccgtctccctctctctcccttcaccttcTTTTTCCTCTTGGTGGACACCTTCAGCGGCTGGTCCTTGTAGGCCACAGACTTGTTGGTCTCCTGGGGGAGGTTGCCCACCTCCCCTCCCAGCTGGAAACTCAGAGGGAGGTTCTTGGTCCCTCCGGGGGGTTTGGGGGGGCGTAGGGCGCTCCCACTGAAGGTGATGTGGCCCCCGTTGGCGTTGTTCCTACTCTGGGGAGGCGGGGCTCGCTCGCTGTCGGCTGTGTGGACTTTATCGAGCAGCCCCTGGAGCCAGAGGCGTCTCTTGAACTCTTCCAGAGACCGCCCCTTGTCGTGCATCAACTGGGCGTGGCTCACTGACCTCCTCctgaaggggggagaggagaaggagattgTCAATGAGCGTTTAAACTGGACTCACTCTCTTTGTAAGAGTAGATGGTAAAGAAAAATTGTATCTTTCTGCCATACCGCATCAGGAGCTCCATAGTGGTGCAGAGCCTGTGGCCAAGCGGTAACACAGGCTCTTTTCATTAAAAAACACAACAACCTTGAACTACTCTTTAAGAGAGTAGTCCACCACTATCCTCTCCTGATCTATCTCCAAACAACCTATCACTTTCTCATACAGTCTCGTACAGTATAAACCGACAGTATAGTGACCGACTAAACCTACTTGTGAGGTGTTGATAGTTGAATGACAGCCAAGGTCATGTTCCAGTAGATctcagtaggtggcagcataaaCAAAGACATGTAGTGCCTGGGAGAGCTCAAGGCTATCCATGTTACTGTATGAATGCTGTGTGAAGTCATCTGACCACCACAAAATGTACAGGAGAAACATAAGCTAACAAgccacatattcaaccacaaagcaTGTCACCTGGGCCACAAAAGTCAATCAAAACCTTGCCATGCACAGGGCTGAGTTTGACAGATGTTTTGTAGGTGTAATGCAAATCTATGTTCTTTATTAAAGGCGAACAATGTTTTACATGAGAAAACACAAATGGATGCTGGtcaaaaatatttacatttgacccatttttgctggtttattctaTATAACTTCAGCATAAAACTAAATGTAACATAACTACAAAACTTAGTACTGTAGTATGTAGTTTTATCTGTAGTTACTTTTGATTTTAGGTTATCATTATTTCTACCATTGACATCTATTTCTACATCGATACCACGGTATACTTTTCCGAATATCTAGACCtcttttctcaaatcatcaaacaGCAGATTGAGCAAactgtgtactgtatactgtaaatcAACCTTAGATGTGATTCAAGTGATCATGGTTTACATGTTACCTTTGATTGATATACTGCCATCATGACCAGTCTTTTCCGGTGCTATTCAACATTCAACAATGGAAAACCATGATGCTATACCAAATGGTTTCTTAGTTGGTgcataaaacaattttttttgtgtgtgtcttggcTATTCAACATAGACTTACATTCTGTTAGTGAGAGCATCGATGGGTCTTCCGTAGAGAGGCACTGGGGAGCACAGCAGGAACACAACTAGACTCAACTGCTGGAACATGCCTCTGGAACACAGCATTCTGGAACAGTAACTCTGGAACACCCAACAGACAACGTTCTGTCATTCATTGTATCGCAATTCGCCAGGAACTATGTACATAGCATGGTTTATTAATAATGTTTTAATTGAAAATGACCACCTGCAAACTTGCAttgaaaacaacaataaaaacattgaaatggAAGATGCAATGCCTATTTCATTGAGATCTAATACATTGAAGATACACACATTGAAGAACAAGGTTTAATGAGGTACTGTAGGTGGTACAGTAGGTCCTTGGAGGTTTGCAGCTTACCTTACTGCCACTTATCTAGTGGTTTTACTTGGCAGCATAGATACAGTTGCTGACAAACTCGACTACTTTCTGAGCCCCCTTTGATTCCTTTCGCCTGACATAATTTGTATCTACTGCACAAGACCACCTGGTTATACTGAAATACCAagaaaaatactgaaatatcaacAACAGAAATATCGTGCAAGTAAAGAATCCATTGAAGCACAGAGATAGGCTTTTCTGGTACTTCcaaatacacacaatacaaaaatACTTACATGGAGTAGATTCCCAAAACAAGTTATCCACAAAAAGGTTTGGTTTAAGTCCACAAATTCCCCAAAAGAGATATCTTTCAAACTTTCCAAGATCCCAAAAAGAGATCTctacaatatatataaaaagaacaAACTCACATTTATTCTGCCAAATTCTATTTGGTTCAGAGTCAGACTTTAAAAAATCTGTCTGTCCATTAGCGAGAGACAAGAGGGTAACATGGGGAAACCCCCTTGAGACAGGTCCAGCCAGAGATCTCCCGATACCGCATGTATATTTAGTTAGTTATTTATCTCAAATCCCAATGAAAAAGGAGAGGGAATATGAAGCCAAATGTGAGGCACAGACTGCAGCACATCAGCTTCTCTTATGCTGATAGCTCCTGTAACAATCTTGTGAAGTGCTCTCCTGCAGCATCATGTCTGTAAGGCTCGATCAGGAGCAGGGGAGGTGAGAAAGTGTGAAGCATGCTGCTGCATTGCCTGACCACTCCAAGCGaccgtgtgtgtgagcgtgtgtatgtgagagtgCTCCTCAGTGTATAAAGCTGCAAACACTGCCCTTGCCCCTGCCCATCTCGGTCCAGACCTCCTGACACccccatacacagacacacacacattcactctcactttctctcacataaacacactctaccacacacacaaacagaccagAACTGACAAGAAGGTGGCGATCATGCAACACTCGTAACAAAGAATAGAAGATATTAACAGCAGAAGAGTTCACTGGTGTAACTGTGTTACATGACAGCATTATGGCATTTTAAAAAGGTGGACTTCAAAACTCTTGTCATCTCTGTCCCTTATTATCTAAATACTTGGCTAAATAGTTGGTAACCAGTATGTAATATAATGGATTCTGATGACACTGTTGCATTTGTTCATAGTGACATGTCATCTCATGATGTAATTAAAAAAGACAGGTATCGGGTGCAACAACAGAAGCCCCCATGCGGGAGCCCCCCTTGGCTTCCGAGGTAAACAAACAGGCCTCAGGCCCTCACCACCGTCCCCTGGGAACATGACCGTAACCTCAGAGAAACCCAACCACACACTACATCTGACTACAGGCCTTTATGTCAGTAAACCAGACTGCCCCATAATGGTCACAGTGGCCAAGGAGGTATCTTGTCTTTATTCCGTAGAGTAGACCacaaggttggggtcaattctatttcaattcaaAGAGTTTCAGTTTGTGTCCTGAATCGACtgagttgaaatggaattgaccccaaaccaaGACTCACGATCCTAGAacaacactcttagaaaaaggggttccaaaagggtgtccccatagaataaccctttttggttctaggtataACGGTAGAACTCTATaaaggtagaactcttttgggatCCATGTAGACCCTCcatggaaagggttttacatggaacccaaaagtgttctacctggaaccaaaagcgGTTAgtcaaagggttctcctgtgaGAAAAGCAGAATAAACCTTTTTGGCAATTTTTTCGAAGAGTGTATGATAAATGTAAAAATCCAGGTATTTCTCAGTCAGAAATTTGTTGAAATCTGTTACAGGTTTTTGCTAGATGTCAGGTCTGCTACAAAGACAGCATTGATCAGAAACTTGTAAAGGCTCAGTGAACTCGGCATCCAAATATTGCAATCATTCAATCAGTTTTATTACGGCATGAACACAGTATACAAATATATTATATAGATCAAATATACAGGCGTTATAAATCGCTGTAGTATATTTTACCAGATGAAAATAGAATGGTATACATTCGAGCTCAGCAAGTTCCAAATATATTGCTAGTCGCACATATAAAACATAGCATCAAATATGTCAACATGCAGCCTGATATTGCCCAAAATCTGGATTTTATAACATGTTCATGTATAAAACTCATAAACCTGAATTTTGTAAGTGCTTTAGCTAAGTGAACATTAGTAAAAAGAAACACACGAGGGTATGTACCCGGTGGGTGGTGGAttacttaatacattttacaagCAACCAATTCAGCAAGGGGTCCTACTAAAAAGTAAGTAAAATTGGGGACAGAACAGGATTATGTTAAAGTAGGACTCCACTCCCATCCTCCCCAAAAATCAACTTGCTATAGTTTCCAACTGGTCTGCCTCCCCAACCCTAACTAATAACACTTTCACATTCGGTAGGAAAAAATACCTCATTTGATTCCATTCTGTAAAGTCCAACTTTTACCtgcaaaaaatatgaaaaaaatctTCCCATTTCCTGGCAGACTCAGACCAGCATGCAGAATCCGAGCCAGGAAAGCTGCTTTTGATTCAGGCTAAATTGCTCGCTCAACACAGAACATCATTAGGTAGCTGTACGTTCTTCATCCTACAGTTCTTGAACAACACTTTTTCTTCCCACTTTTACACTCACCCACGTACAGT
It contains:
- the LOC111952977 gene encoding parathyroid hormone-related protein-like, with product MLCSRGMFQQLSLVVFLLCSPVPLYGRPIDALTNRMRRSVSHAQLMHDKGRSLEEFKRRLWLQGLLDKVHTADSERAPPPQSRNNANGGHITFSGSALRPPKPPGGTKNLPLSFQLGGEVGNLPQETNKSVAYKDQPLKVSTKRKKKVKGERGRRRESEKRRRRARDTTIVVTWETHREPQRTLDIG